One window of Acomys russatus chromosome 28, mAcoRus1.1, whole genome shotgun sequence genomic DNA carries:
- the LOC127211040 gene encoding zinc finger protein OZF-like: MESVSFEDVAVEFTQEEWAVLDPSQKKLYKDVMQETLRNLAAIGKKLGKQKVVNEYEKLWRRLSSQLVEDFCEYKESHQCEEIFSGTPEHSVSPKSCLGLVTCEKHGYGEGSAGHSPVGVPLNRRVGHKPNDDQGYGQTLYKQKQFRGSSSSPLSLQTHKSTHTGEKPSENKDCEEGRPCLRSDQRYKQHDCSKKSSVCRQRGSGVTQPSPLQRHEKIHSVKKPYVCELCGKSFARFGNLLRHQRTDTGENPLMPDRYGRAFPPPACLQKRRRVHAGGKPYVCEQCGKTFLDSTYFRIHRRIHTGVKPYVCKQCGKAFTASRYLKSHELTHTREKSYECEQCGNAFTFWYQFQKHKVIHSGVNPYVCKQCGKGFTYSSSLKTHERIHTGQKPYVCKHCGKTFGSSGNLKRHGSTHTGERLYVCKQCGKSFNNHSSFQFHTRMHSGENPYKCKQCGKDLASSSSLQSHERNHSGEKPYVCLQCGKAFSSDSSLRKHKIMHSEEKPYECKQCGKAFRRFFEVRVHERIHSSERPYECKTCGRGFLSSTHLRRHVPVHSK, translated from the exons gAGTCAGTGAGCTTTGAGGATGTGGCTGTGGAGTTCACGCAGGAGGAGTGGGCTGTGCTGGATCCATCCCAGAAGAAGCTGTACAAAGATGTGATGCAGGAGACCTTGAGGAACCTGGCTGCTATAG GAAAGAAGTTGGGCAAACAGAAGGTTGTAAATGAGTATGAAAAGCTCTGGAGAAGACTAAG caGCCAACTGGTGGAGGATTTCTGTGAATATAAAGAAAGTCATCAGTGTGAAGAAATCTTCAGTGGCACTCCAGAGCATTCTGTGAGCCCAAAATCTTGTCTAGGACTTGTCACATGTGAAAAGCATGGGTATGGAGAAGGAAGCGCTGGCCACTCACCTGTGGGTGTGCCCCTGAACCGTCGGGTAGGACACAAGCCTAATGATGACCAGGGATATGGACAGACATTGTATAAACAGAAGCAGTTTAGGGGCAGCTCCAGTTCTCCTCTGTCCCTTCAAACACATAAAAGcactcacactggagagaaaccttctGAAAACAAGGACTGCGAAGAAGGCCGTCCTTGTCTCAGATCTGATCAAAGGTACAAACAACATGACTGTTCAAAGAAGTCTTCGGTGTGCAGGCAGCGTGGGAGCGGTGTCACCCAGCCCAGTCCTTTACAGAGGCATGAAAAGATTCACAGCGTTAAGAAGCCATATGTGTGTGAACTGTGTGGGAAAAGCTTTGCTCGGTTTGGTAACCTTTTAAGACATCAGAGAACTGACACGGGTGAGAATCCCTTAATGCCTGATCGTTATGGGAGAGCTTTTCCCCCACCCGCTTGCCTTCAGAAACGAAGGAGAGTTCACGCTGGTGGGAAGCCCTACGTATGTGAGCAGTGTGGGAAAACTTTCCTTGACTCTACTTACTTTCGGATACATAGACGAATTCACACTGGTGTGAAACCCTACGTGTGTAagcaatgtgggaaagccttcaccGCTTCTCGTTACCTTAAATCCCATGAGCTAACGCACACCCGGGAGAAATCCTACGAGTGTGAGCAGTGTGGGAATGCCTTCACATTTTGGTATCAGTTTCAGAAGCATAAAGTAATTCACAGTGGTGTGAATCCCTACGTTTGCAAACAGTGCGGGAAAGGCTTTACTTACTCCAGTTCCCTGAAGACGCATGAGCGCATTCACACTGGTCAGAAGCCCTACGTGTGTAAGCACTGCGGGAAAACCTTTGGCAGCTCTGGCAACCTTAAGAGACATGGAAGTACTCATACCGGAGAGAGACTGTATGTATGCAAACAGTGTGGGAAATCTTTCAACAATCACAGTTCCTTTCAGTTCCACACTAGAATGCACTCTGGAGAGAACCCCTACAAGTGCAAGCAGTGTGGGAAGGATTTAGcgtcttcttcctcccttcagaGCCATGAAAGGAATCActctggagagaagccctacGTGTGCCTGCAGTGTGGCAAAGCTTTCAGCTCCGACAGTTCTCTTCGAAAACATAAAATCATGCACAGTGAagaaaaaccctatgaatgcaagcagtgtgggaaagcctttcgTCGTTTTTTTGAGGTTCGGGTCCATGAACGGATCCACAGCAGCGAGAGACCCTATGAATGTAAGACGTGTGGTCGAGGCTTTTTGAGTTCAACTCATTTAAGGAGACATGTACCGGTCCATAGCAAATAA